TTCCCTCCCTCCGACCAGACCGTCCAAGAGCATAACAACACGGTTCATCACCTTACATTATAGGTCAAACCTAAATAAGGTGTCAACCTTCGCGTTATTCTTTTTTCAGCCAGGCTGTACATAGTTGCATTGCTTACTTAGGCATGAGAATTGGAGTTCCCGGTCAGGGCACCAAGCTTAGCTCCGCCCAGCAGATGATAATGCAGATGCGGCACTGCCATCCCGCTGTCCGGGCCGCAATTGTTAATCAGCCGGTAGCCGGAATCAGCAATTCCCAGCTCTGTTGCAAGCTGTTGCGCTACAGCGTGAATCTCGCCGATCAGCGGCAGGTCCTCAGGCGTAACCTCGTTCATGGAAGCGATGTATTTCTTCGGGATAATCAGCACATGCACAGGGGCGGCAGGCTCAATATCGTGGAACGCCAGAATCCGCTCATTCTCGAACACCTTTTTGGACGGGATTGCACC
This genomic interval from Paenibacillus sp. FSL H8-0332 contains the following:
- a CDS encoding histidine triad nucleotide-binding protein — its product is METVFSKIIEGAIPSKKVFENERILAFHDIEPAAPVHVLIIPKKYIASMNEVTPEDLPLIGEIHAVAQQLATELGIADSGYRLINNCGPDSGMAVPHLHYHLLGGAKLGALTGNSNSHA